A window of the Pyrodictium abyssi genome harbors these coding sequences:
- the pyrI gene encoding aspartate carbamoyltransferase regulatory subunit, producing the protein MTPSEGLLVRRIREGTVIDHIPAGRALAVLRILGITGREGLRVAVVMNVESRRLGRKDIVKVEGRHLSSEEVNRIALIAPSATINIVKGYQVIEKKRVKLPSVIEGIVACTNPTCITRKPREPLRPRFRILAERPLQLQCTYCGTIIDEEDVLEQLEEAGEERR; encoded by the coding sequence ATGACTCCCTCCGAGGGGCTACTGGTACGCCGGATAAGAGAGGGAACAGTCATAGACCACATACCTGCTGGCCGGGCGCTAGCTGTACTGAGGATACTAGGGATAACGGGGCGCGAGGGCCTACGCGTCGCCGTAGTAATGAACGTTGAGAGCCGCCGGCTCGGGCGCAAGGACATAGTGAAGGTAGAGGGGCGTCATCTCAGCAGCGAGGAGGTCAACCGGATAGCACTGATAGCGCCATCGGCAACCATAAATATCGTGAAGGGCTACCAGGTTATAGAGAAGAAGCGGGTCAAACTACCCAGCGTGATCGAGGGAATAGTAGCCTGCACAAACCCAACCTGCATAACGCGTAAGCCCAGGGAGCCTCTACGGCCACGCTTTAGGATACTAGCCGAGCGGCCGCTACAGCTCCAGTGCACATACTGCGGCACCATAATCGATGAAGAGGACGTACTAGAACAGCTCGAGGAGGCAGGCGAAGAGAGGAGATAG